The following are encoded in a window of Providencia rettgeri genomic DNA:
- a CDS encoding pyridoxal phosphatase produces the protein MSYRVIALDLDGTLLDHQKKILPESLAVLQEARRQGVKVIIVTGRHHVAIHPFYQALDLDTPAICCNGTYLYDYLGKKVLKSNPMTLDSATQMINKLRGTDIQHLMYVDNAMLYNAKTEGVQRTLNWAESLPVAQRPTLEFVEDYADVMHNYDSIWKFAVSSQNTEQLHQVVHEIENDFGLDCEWSWADQVDIGRKGNSKGQRLKEWVESQGMTMENVVAFGDNFNDLSMLTTAGLGVAMGNAVDEIKQQAKLVTRVNTEPGIAEVIRKYVL, from the coding sequence ATGTCATACCGCGTTATTGCGCTCGATCTCGATGGAACACTGCTTGATCATCAAAAGAAGATCTTGCCTGAATCGTTAGCTGTCCTGCAAGAAGCCCGCCGCCAAGGTGTTAAGGTGATCATTGTGACGGGTCGCCACCATGTGGCTATTCACCCTTTTTATCAGGCCCTTGATCTGGATACCCCTGCTATTTGTTGTAACGGTACCTACCTGTATGACTATCTAGGGAAAAAGGTACTCAAATCAAACCCAATGACCCTCGATTCCGCCACTCAAATGATTAATAAGTTACGTGGCACCGATATCCAACACTTAATGTACGTGGACAATGCGATGTTATATAACGCCAAAACTGAAGGCGTCCAACGCACATTAAATTGGGCTGAATCATTACCCGTTGCACAACGTCCAACCCTTGAATTTGTTGAAGACTATGCGGATGTTATGCACAACTATGATTCAATTTGGAAATTTGCGGTTAGTTCACAAAACACAGAACAACTGCACCAAGTCGTCCATGAAATCGAAAATGATTTTGGTTTAGATTGTGAATGGTCTTGGGCAGATCAGGTAGATATTGGGCGTAAAGGTAATAGCAAAGGCCAACGTTTAAAAGAGTGGGTTGAATCTCAAGGCATGACAATGGAAAACGTTGTTGCTTTTGGGGATAATTTTAACGATTTAAGCATGCTAACAACCGCAGGCCTCGGCGTTGCGATGGGCAATGCGGTTGATGAAATCAAACAGCAAGCTAAACTGGTTACACGTGTAAATACTGAGCCGGGTATTGCTGAAGTTATCCGTAAATATGTTTTATAA
- the pgl gene encoding 6-phosphogluconolactonase, with the protein MEQVVYIASPESQQIHVWLMNEVGELTLLQTVKTPGQVQPMVLSHDKKHLYIGVRPNFRVVTYDIEAKGTLRLKAETSVPGTPVHLSLDNTGKYLFVPSYHQHNLAVLTMNEEGVPDRVVQVIEGLRNPHSSHVDVDNQQLWVPCLGEDHIRLFDLQENGYLTEATADQITTAPNSGPRHLAFHPTQKVIYCVNELDSTIGVYRKFTRYRTMQTVANYPEGNKSQRWAADIHVTPDGRHLYASERSESYISHYIISDDGCELTLEARYPTEVHPRGFNIDATGRFLISSGQKSDHISVSEIDRITGKLTEVGRYSVGKGPMWVISFIL; encoded by the coding sequence ATGGAACAGGTTGTTTATATTGCAAGTCCCGAAAGTCAGCAAATTCACGTGTGGTTAATGAATGAAGTCGGGGAGTTAACACTTCTGCAAACTGTGAAAACACCGGGGCAGGTGCAACCAATGGTGCTAAGCCATGATAAAAAGCACCTTTATATTGGGGTTCGCCCTAATTTCCGTGTGGTGACTTATGATATTGAAGCGAAAGGAACATTACGCTTAAAAGCTGAAACGTCGGTGCCGGGGACACCTGTTCATTTATCCCTTGATAACACTGGAAAATACTTGTTTGTCCCTTCATACCATCAGCATAACTTGGCTGTATTAACGATGAATGAAGAGGGGGTTCCCGATCGCGTTGTTCAAGTGATTGAAGGCCTACGTAACCCGCACTCCTCCCACGTTGATGTTGATAACCAGCAGCTGTGGGTTCCTTGTTTAGGGGAAGACCATATCCGCTTGTTTGATCTACAGGAAAATGGCTATTTAACGGAAGCAACGGCAGACCAAATCACGACAGCACCAAATTCAGGTCCTCGTCACTTGGCATTCCATCCTACGCAGAAAGTGATTTATTGTGTGAATGAACTGGACTCAACTATTGGTGTTTACCGTAAATTTACCCGTTATCGCACGATGCAAACAGTGGCAAATTACCCAGAGGGTAATAAAAGCCAACGTTGGGCAGCAGATATTCATGTGACACCAGATGGCCGCCATTTATATGCCAGCGAGCGCTCTGAAAGTTATATCAGCCACTATATTATCTCTGATGATGGTTGCGAGCTCACGTTAGAGGCACGTTATCCAACTGAAGTACACCCAAGAGGTTTTAATATAGACGCAACAGGGCGATTTTTAATTTCTAGCGGGCAAAAATCAGACCATATTTCGGTGTCAGAGATCGATAGGATCACTGGGAAGTTAACAGAGGTGGGGCGTTATTCAGTAGGTAAAGGCCCTATGTGGGTCATATCTTTCATCCTTTAA
- a CDS encoding transposase, producing the protein MWVYAKELVANSSASDFTIADKGYDSDKFRAYISDVKGSISMIPRRKVNLLNNVHMDWELYKIRHYVENAFARIKHFRAISSRYDKLARNDSSMVALSLIMMWIPKYR; encoded by the coding sequence ATCTGGGTTTATGCAAAAGAATTGGTCGCAAACAGCTCTGCCAGTGACTTTACAATCGCAGATAAAGGATACGATAGCGATAAATTTAGGGCTTATATATCGGATGTAAAAGGTTCTATCTCAATGATCCCAAGGCGAAAAGTGAATCTTTTAAACAATGTTCATATGGATTGGGAGCTTTATAAAATTCGACATTATGTTGAAAATGCCTTTGCAAGGATTAAACATTTTAGAGCCATATCAAGTCGATATGACAAATTAGCGAGAAATGACTCATCGATGGTAGCCCTTTCATTAATCATGATGTGGATACCAAAATACCGATGA
- a CDS encoding S-type pyocin domain-containing protein: MPENNYIGSATSRTNTGTSTTTVYVKVPKLRFFMEPRALSFAPAQSISVPSIPKPASSTLSKDISLLSQLVKAPNPLTVALMGVFYSPSVGDSTLDRIVIGRPFEKRTIVGGFSRSASTVSTYDYTSEAFLREIAAAKSTVTTRVRFRVIEDEKSGNPKIVGYAVDEHSGLDRVRVRFAERHEDGSVTFSDPDFKGQFIWNTQNNTAEYNDYTAQDVAKNPDLAFQVVKFSLDNGLRGAVIHDGGGVGDYLPPTPLPEPQKIWSLPNPILEPSKGWIETFPMPEQSTGWIESLPLHETDFNDYVIVDPLGEVPAIYVFFQKEPVDDLEVDYYENFKGRSREGLYEIDHIPSKAAVRLYLKNKYPALTETQLDKIVNQVASIAIPKDVHQKCSETYGGRNNSKIVLNDGTLLPRKELDAKNLREAVERNWEANRECLENEGYDSKLLNEKLDKIHELNEAKGLYK; the protein is encoded by the coding sequence ATGCCAGAAAATAATTACATTGGAAGTGCAACAAGCCGAACAAATACAGGAACGTCAACAACGACGGTTTATGTTAAGGTACCAAAATTACGTTTTTTTATGGAGCCTAGGGCATTATCTTTTGCGCCAGCACAATCTATTTCAGTCCCATCTATACCGAAGCCTGCCTCTTCAACGCTCTCAAAAGATATCAGCCTATTATCTCAGTTGGTTAAAGCGCCTAATCCGCTAACCGTCGCATTAATGGGGGTGTTTTATTCGCCGAGCGTCGGAGATTCGACGCTAGATCGCATTGTTATCGGGCGTCCATTCGAGAAGAGAACGATTGTGGGCGGTTTTTCTCGTTCTGCCTCAACCGTATCGACCTATGACTATACGTCGGAAGCGTTTCTAAGAGAAATCGCTGCGGCAAAAAGCACCGTCACAACCCGTGTTCGTTTTCGGGTGATTGAGGACGAAAAAAGTGGAAACCCAAAAATCGTCGGATATGCTGTGGACGAACACAGTGGGTTAGACAGAGTTCGAGTCCGTTTTGCTGAGCGTCATGAGGATGGTTCAGTGACGTTTTCTGATCCGGATTTTAAAGGCCAATTTATTTGGAATACTCAAAATAATACGGCGGAGTATAACGATTATACCGCTCAGGATGTGGCTAAAAATCCGGACTTAGCCTTTCAGGTGGTAAAATTTAGCCTCGATAATGGGCTGCGAGGAGCGGTTATTCATGATGGTGGCGGAGTTGGGGATTATCTTCCGCCGACACCGCTTCCTGAGCCTCAAAAAATCTGGAGTTTACCTAACCCAATACTCGAACCATCAAAGGGCTGGATTGAAACGTTTCCGATGCCAGAGCAATCAACGGGTTGGATTGAATCGCTTCCTCTTCATGAAACGGATTTTAATGATTACGTGATAGTCGATCCGCTGGGTGAAGTACCGGCTATTTATGTTTTTTTTCAAAAAGAGCCTGTAGATGATTTGGAGGTGGATTATTACGAGAATTTTAAAGGGCGTTCTCGAGAAGGATTATATGAAATAGATCATATACCATCTAAAGCAGCCGTTAGATTGTATTTAAAAAACAAATATCCAGCATTAACGGAAACTCAATTAGACAAAATAGTGAATCAGGTAGCTTCAATTGCTATTCCTAAAGATGTTCATCAGAAATGTAGTGAGACCTATGGTGGTCGCAATAACAGTAAGATTGTGCTCAATGATGGTACATTGTTACCACGAAAAGAGTTGGATGCTAAAAATTTACGGGAGGCGGTCGAACGTAATTGGGAAGCCAACCGAGAATGCTTAGAGAATGAAGGTTACGATAGCAAATTACTGAATGAAAAATTAGACAAAATTCATGAGCTAAACGAAGCGAAAGGATTATACAAATGA
- a CDS encoding LemA family protein has product MSGFLVFFAVIAGLILTIILINNSIIQKHNRVRQAWADVITQERQKTQIIPKIESLVKDHKDYESSILASITEMRSAASKLGSHAENVSQTELKSFQDNFQTALKGFNAVVENYPDLKSIGLYRDLAHEISEQEDNIGAAIRIYNSNVATFNTSIEVFPNSLINNLMTKRNPAQPFDHQQSANDIGFTPTF; this is encoded by the coding sequence ATGAGTGGTTTTTTAGTTTTTTTTGCGGTTATTGCCGGGCTTATTCTCACTATTATTTTAATTAATAACAGTATTATCCAGAAACATAACCGAGTACGCCAAGCTTGGGCTGACGTTATCACTCAAGAGCGCCAAAAAACGCAGATTATTCCCAAAATTGAATCACTGGTAAAAGATCATAAAGACTATGAGTCCTCCATTTTAGCGAGCATTACCGAAATGCGTAGCGCAGCATCTAAGCTTGGTAGCCATGCAGAAAATGTTAGCCAAACTGAGTTAAAATCGTTTCAGGATAACTTCCAAACTGCACTAAAAGGCTTCAATGCCGTTGTCGAAAATTACCCTGATTTAAAATCGATAGGTCTCTATCGTGATTTAGCCCATGAAATTTCTGAACAGGAAGATAACATAGGGGCAGCTATTCGCATTTATAATAGCAACGTAGCAACCTTCAACACATCTATTGAAGTTTTTCCAAATAGTCTCATCAACAACCTGATGACCAAAAGAAATCCAGCTCAACCTTTTGACCATCAACAGTCTGCTAACGATATTGGCTTTACCCCAACATTTTAA